The genome window CTCGAGCTCGCGGTGGGTGTCCTGGGTGCCGCAGATGAAGCGCACCGACGACATGCCGTAGCCTTTGGAATCCAGGCCGTCGTGGGCGGCGGCCACCACGTCCGGATGGCTGGAGAGGCCGAGGTAGTTGTTGGCGCACATGTTGATGACCTTCTTGACCGGGGCGCCCTCCGGGAACTCCACCTCGATGTCCGCTCCCTGGGGAGTTAGGATGTAGCGTTCTTCCTTGAAGAGGCCGTCGTTGCGAATCCCGACCAGCTCGTTCCGGTAGAACTCGCGGGCGGCGGTTCCGTAAGCCATCGTATCCTCCTAAGCTAAAATATTCGCGGCGGCGCCGACTCTTTACGCGTCCGTGTACTCGCGGACCAGTACGGCGATGGCGTTAACGGTGTCGAAAGCCTCGGCCGTCGCCTTCTCGTCCGGGATTTTGATATCGTATTCGGTCTCGAGGAAGAGCTTGAGCGATACCATCGAGAACGAGTCCACCAGGCCGCCCGTGATGAGGGGCGTTTCGTCCGTCACCTCGACGTCGTCCCCTTCTTCGACGTACTCGTCGACGACGTATTCGCGGATCTTATCTTTGAGTTCGTCGGCCATACGCTGCTC of bacterium contains these proteins:
- a CDS encoding acyl carrier protein; amino-acid sequence: MADELKDKIREYVVDEYVEEGDDVEVTDETPLITGGLVDSFSMVSLKLFLETEYDIKIPDEKATAEAFDTVNAIAVLVREYTDA